The nucleotide window tggagggtgagatgaaaattttatattttgttttgaaatttaaaatattatattttaatattattattgtttttgaatttgaaaaatgtgtattgggatttgaaaaagttgaattgtttattatattttgtatgagaatttgaaaaaggtgtaatgatgagatgagatgagataagaattttatattgtcttgtgccccaaacctgccctaactTAAGTAAGGGAGACACCCTTCACTAAGAGCATTCTTATTAGTttgatcaaatttatttttaaaatttagctaatattacacttttttatatttatttttttcatttaaattcaacttccacattagattatccattcattctctatataataataaaatattattaatttaataattttttttatttaatttatttttatcacagtttgtatctctaccaattaaatgttaataataattatattctaattaaattaatattaaaaaaatcatattttcaaaattcatttaatgctaataaaaaaaatatttgattaaactcatttaaaattctacctaaattttttaattacaaaccaaataatatttttgcttagagtgagaaactaatattttaatatttgtttggagtgagaaattagtattttaatgtttggtgaatcaattgtggttCTCCATATTTAGCCAACCACTATAgtaaaagtctaaattattttagatttgtccaattcaatGTAGGATgttttttacatcaattatgcaaattttaacCAATCtcctcatttggccaagccaatgagaatgctacATCCTCGTTAGCTTGACCAAAATTGAAAGatgactaaaatttagataatttgtataaaaaaaactccacaTTGGGCATCTCTAAAACAATTTGGATTTCTACTACACTGATtggccaaatatagagaaccataattgattcaccaaatatagagagtgaatggctaatccaatgtggagattaaatttaaatggaataggcaaatgtaaaaaagtgtaatattgactaaattttgaagatgtatTTAGCCAAGCTAATGTGAATGCTCATCACACATTACCTGTATTCTGTTCCTACATTTAGCTTTTGGAAATCTCAGTGGTGTAGTACTAACAAAAAATTGTCTCAATGTTCTATAGCACATTTTTTAGTTGACCTATATATggtaattttgataattttaacaTCTATAATATGCCAATCAGTGACATCAcatgaaaaatatgcatttaaGAGGTTACATATTAAAATGATAGTTTGTAACGTATATAAAAGATGAAAGAATTAGGCTTTATTTGGCAACACAACATATCTAACTTGGATTCAAAACTAATCGCATAtgaagaggtttttttttttttttttgtcgaaTTACTGAAAATGCTATTATAAAAAACTTGTTATCAAGAGTTTTTCCGAGAATTAATATTGGATTATGTAAATGTAAATGTAAATGTAAGATTTgtataatatgacatgattttacaTCTGGTTATTTCACCCAAAACTtattttcacattaaattattcatctattagttataataataataaaatattattaatttagtaatattttttctaaattatttttgctattattttttaaaaaaattaagagctacaggaaaatattattgttctaCAATAGGAGACTTGGAGTATACAACCATTCATGATACAACCATTAATTGgaaaattaatacaattgtCCAGTATACAACAATTAATGCTCTTAATGCTTCAGagaaataattagatttaaCGATTACTGTTATTAATGCAACAGAGAAGGATAACTAAACATAATTACACAAGTGATGCTAAAGAGGAAGAACACGtggaaagaaatggaaaaaaaaaaacggagggaagagagagagtttgcaaggaagaaaatattttttattcttttgatcaTATTACAGTGACTATCAAATACAacttaaaaaactaatttacgGTAACAAAAAATTATCCATTTTTTCATTTACATAATCTAATGCAACACATTTTTGGATCCTAAGCCAAACCGTCCATTGAATTTgtatttgtataatttaatgtgtTCTTAAACCGAACCCcctttacaaattaaaaaaaaaaaaaaaaaaaacatagctGCACACGTGGGAAGCAAAAACAGAATGGTCCGTACGGTACAAACCGGTGTAGAGAACCGGATCCCCTTTCCCTACGGCCTACACCCGTGCACACCTTTCACTTTCAGGAATCTCTACAATATCAAGCATAATGTTTAAAATGACCTTTGCTTTGaccccaccctctctctctctctctctctctctatctctctcaaacATTAGTAGCATTCCCATCacttttattatctaattagaaaaaaattattatttttcattcaattattaatatgtttcaattaatatttcatattttaattaattcttttattaaaaataatttatttgtgagatcattttaaatcatctcaaaacAAAACTCAAGAACTAgcataaaaaagtagataaattaattaattaatttttcgaCAATCTCACCTCCTGTTTTAAGCCTTGAaatgaagacaaaaaaaaaaaagtcgaaaATCTCAGCTGCAATAATTAAGACAGAAAATAATCTAATCTAAGACAGTACGGAGGGATCCACATTTGATTTTAATCTGCGATTCTTTTGCCGCTCTTTCTGTCTCTAACatatagaataatataataaataacagtAGGTGAAGAGCTTTCAGGATTCTTTCAGCTCCTTGTGTTGGTCTTTCAAATATCTCCGCAAATTCAAATGAAGCTGAATTAGTTccccattttctctttcaacCACGAACTTGAGGATCTACTTCTTCAACCAATCTTCTTCAGCTTTCAGGTACttgctatttcctttgcttttcttCTGCACCGTTTCTCCATTTCGtttctttatttgttgttttaaaactacccattaaaatttcttgttttctcGAGCTTTTTCGTTTTTGGGTTTCTTGTCTTACCTTCTAGATAAGCTTTCGCAGCTAGAAAATGTTGTATCTGTTTCTTGGTGCTACTGCTCTCAGTTTCCTtaaacaatttctttttcaagaaGTGAATGCATTCAaagtcttgttttttttttttgcctgttATTGCTGGGTTCAATCTTTCAGCATTACATTTAGTGGCTTCAGCGCGTTGAtcctatataaatttataatcgtGAGCCAAAAGAAACTCTGGATAGCTTTGATTGTTTTCAGCTCACTTTTatcctatattttttcaaatagtagGTTTAGGGCTTTGATGAGTTCATTCTATTCATTTACATTCAAAGGCACAAGTGGGTAGCGAATGATGGAGGCACTTTAAAAATTTACCATTATTTACCTCAATAATGATGCAACTCTTCTCGCCTTCCATTCCTTGTGGTCCATATATGTCCTCAAGGATTCATTTTCCTGGGTTTTACACCTAAATACCATGTGATTCTAATCTAAATGACTTCAATAACAAAGGTGGTAGATGGTCATCTAGTTATTTTAGTTCAGATTGCCTCAGTGGGTggttcggttttttttttttgctgggGGGCAGGGGGTGTTCAAGTTAGGCAGTGCTTGCCTGTGAACACCACAAAGGTCGGTGGCAATAGGGAAATAATGCCCCCCCATGGAGATTTGTACCCCAGCACACAGTTTCTGAAGAACAAACTTCACGACCCTTTTGGGTTGTATAAATTGTTTACAATTCCTTCAGCCATTAAATTTAGATCCCTTCACGAGAGTTTCAGTAGTAGCTATGTGTTACCTAGTAAAGACTGTTTTAAATGTGTTGTGTAATCTTtcatttgcatttttattttctaaataattgCTAGGACTGATAGCTCTTTTCTAAGCAGGGGAAAGTTGTAACAAGAAAAATGGAGCAGTATGAAATTCTAGAGCAGATTGGCAAAGGTTCTTTTGGTTATGCTCTTCTCGTGAGgcataaaaatgagaaaaagaagtGAGGACATTACCTGTTTATGCTTAACATTTGATTTGAAACTTGAACCATGTCTGATAGGAGAATCTTGTTTCCTATGTAAGGTATGTGCTGAAAAAAATCCGTCTTGCACGCCAGACTGATAGGACTCGCAGATCTGCCCACCAGGAGGTcagtatttttgtatttttttttttatcattttctgaAGCTTCAAAAGCAATATTAATGTCATTATTCCTTTCTGTTGAAAGATTTAAGGGATAGAGGGTGAGAGTTTATTTATCTTAAGGccacatttggattgagaaaccatctcatctcatatcattttatcattacaactttatcaaattctcacaaaaaatataataaacaattcgactttttcaaatgtcaaaacaataataatattaaaaaataatattttaaaaatattttattcaacttttaacttttatctaaaaccatctcatctcatctcactatctaaattgGGGCTAGTCTTTGAAGTGATCTAAGAGGTGAAATTTAAGAGTTATTGACTCACTGTTTTAAACTAAATACTCACATTagttctcaattttttatttttttattttttgtattataaagATGTAAAGAAATGGAAACGGtcagtattactaatatttgagaagttacAGTTGCTCATATTTGCATACTGGATACTTTATTAGGTGCTTGTCTTCAATTTCAGATTTGCTTGATGTTTAGATCCAGATATGGTTCTTCATAATTACCAGCTTGTAAGATGCTGTATTGATTCTTTATCCTGCAGATGGAGCTTATTTCTCAAGTACGGAATCCATTTATTGTGGAGTATAAAGATTCCTGGGTGGAGAAGGTCAGTTTTGAGCATGCACTTCACTTGTTTAACTTCTAATGTAGTGTTGTAGATTTTTTGCTTGGTTCCATACATCTTAAAGAACTTATGATTAATCTAAAGTTGATGACAGTTTGTGTTTTGACTTCCAGGGTTGCTTTGTGTGCATTGTCATTGGATATTGTGAAGGAGGAGACATGTTAGTAAATTTAACGATTAAGTTGGtcatttgattttgattaatgTTTTGCTGCTTGAACATAATCTATTCTGTATATTTTTCTGACCTATGTACAACTGCCCACCTCTTTTTATGCAGGGCAGAAGAAATTAAAAGGGCCAATAGTGTTCATTTTTCTGAAGAGGTTGTCACACTTTTGGACTGAGTCtccactttttatttattttttaaaatacaatcGGATATTCTGTATTAGGAACTTATTTGAAAACTAAGGCGCTGCATGTGTGGTTCATACTTGAAATTTTCGGTAAATGCAGAAACTTTGTAGATGGTTAGTTCAACTCCTAATGGCGCTCGATTACTTGCATGCCAACCATATTCTTCATCGCGATGTCAAGGTTAGTTGAAAATTAATAGAGAAGCTAGTTTGATTTTATACATGAAGTCGCATAGCTAATTTGCTTTGATGATTCCAAAATTGCTTCAGTGCTCAAATATATTTCTTACAAAAGATCAAGACACTCGTCTTGGTAAGTGGTCCTCCTTTTGCCCCTTTTGGTGTATGTTATAAGTTTGTTTTGTCTTTGTTCAATTATGTCTTGGTTTATCATTTGGtacattttaattagttttaccagattaaatttgaaaatttgttacAGGTGATTTTGGTCTTGCTAAGATGTTGACTTCTGATGATCTTGCTTCCTCTGTAAGTTAACATGACCAATGATATGACAACATCTTTTCCCAACCTCTGCTTTGCATAGTCACCATGGGTCTTCTGCTTCATATCCAGATTGTCGGAACTCCAAGTTACATGTGTCCTGAGCTTCTTGCTGATATACCTTATGGTTCCAAATCAGACATATGGTCTTTGGGtaaattgcatttttttaaactttgaatATCACTctggacttgattggtgttcaTAATTGCTGGATTTTAATGTGCATACGTAATGCTGTGCATATTCCAGGATGTTGTATTTATGAAATGACTGCTCACAAGCCTGCATTTaaagcctttgtaagtttctgACCTGCAGTAAGTATGGATTGTAATGTTGTCTCTTTGCCATTTTTCCTTGTTTAGGGACATTTTTAAGTACCAAGGAGTTTTAATTAGTGctgttattttctattttcttcaattaAGTAGGCCTCCGGAACCCTGGTGATGATGACAGAAAATCTAATCTTTGGATCATATGGGATTGTGTTGCTATTATCTTACCTGTCACATCAAAGTGGAGGTATCATCTAAGACTGAAATATGGAAACCTTTCTACTTATGATATGAGACTGTATGGGCAATTGGCAACTTAATTCTTTACTTAATTACAAAGAAATGCtaatttaattcaaacaatttgtTTCGTGTGCTTGTGGATGACTAAATGCAGAATTCCAGTATATTTCCCATAGCAGTTGAAGAAATGCTTCCCTTAAATAAGCAATACAAAGTAAAATTGAGTCCATTCATATTTCAAATCGCCAGTAATCAATTTCTTTCTTATAGTTCTTAATTCTTACTCTAAACCTTAGAAAGATATTCTGTTGGGGGCACTCATTGAAGATGCTATTTAAAGTACAAAAAATGATTCCATATCCCTTGATATTCATGTGTTTGGTTCTATCGGTCTCTTGTCCTTTAGTGTCAAGTTCCTGCTCTTTCGGTCCACTTTATATAACTATTATGAGTTTGTCTTCTTTCTCTGAGCAGGACATGCAAGCTCTCATTAACAAGATAAATAAGTCTATTGTGGCTCCCCTTCCAACCATGTATACTGGTGCATTGTGAGTCCTCaacaatttcttttgaaattattataattctataTCGTTTTATGTCATTAATGACTTGAAATTTTCCATCCGAGCAGCAAATAATGAAGTTGttttgttctttaaatgaatgctctctctctttctctctgtgcCATAAACTAATGGGCTTTAACCACCACTGCTGTTTTCCTGtcctgttttctttttttcttttttcaccagTCGAGGGCTCATTAAAAGCATGCTGCGGAAAAATCCGGAACTTAGACCAAGTGTAACTCTATCTGTTCCTTTCTTCTTGTaatacttgttttattttatcagCACATGTATCCTTTCTGTTATCTGATTGGCCATTTGCATTTGGCATTTAAATCATGGAGTCTATGTTCCATATGGGTCCCTGAACTGTTGATGTATTTGCTTGAGTCACTTCCATGCTTGCCATTCGTAATTGAATTGATTACGGATTGCTGTGTTGGATTTATATGATCAATAACCCTATGGGTATGATACTTTGGATTGGATTAAAACAAATGCAATGGTTTATATGAATGGAAATTCTATATACATGTTGAAGTCATGGATATGGACATATCCATGTCCATAATATGCTACAGCTTGTCAGTGTAAATTATTCAAATGTATATGCTTCAGCATTCATTCTTTGTACAGCTTATTCACCATAGGTGTAACTTTGTTTTATCAGGCTGCAGAGCTGCTGACTCATCCACATCTTCAACCATACGTCCTTAAGATTCATCTAAACCTGAATAGACCAAGACAGACTATCCCAACCCGGTGGTCTGATTCCAACTACATAAAGAGAACAAGATTTGTGGAGCCAGAAACAATTTCAATTCATTCTGTGAAAGTGAAGAGAATGTCATTCAGCAATGACAGGACACTGAATCCTAGTATATCTGGAACTGAACAAGACTCCGTGTGTTCTTCTCAGAGAGCGCAGGTATTCGAATTCCCAAGCATGAATCAAAAGTTCGCAGAATTATCTGTTGGTTGCATGCACAAAGAATATGATCTTGACAAGTCAATAACCAGCAAGTTTTCGAGTGTTTCCAAAACCCCAAGATTGACACCAAGAAAGATTTCTGGTACGCCAAAAAGACAGACGACACCATCAAAGATATCCCATATTGTTTCCAAACGTGACTCAGTAAGTATATATGTGTACATGGTAAATGCAACATTTCAGCTTCATTTTTCATGCAACATATCAACGTTCTTAACGTTAATAGCTGACGGAATAACATCTTCCAAGACTTCTAAtcccttatatttttttctgaaattttcCCGCTGGAAGAAAATAGAGTCTGGTTTCTTAATTTTGTGAAGTGTCACTGCATTTGTTACTTTATATGACAATTATCAAAGACAGTTGTCAAATCAAATGgttaacaacaaaaaataataagattttgtgattgatgaTCATCTATTACTACCAAGTTATTGGGGATCCTGCAACGCCCCACTTCTGTAGAGGATTCGAGGATCGTGATTAACCCAAGTCTTGTCTTTGTGTTACTTGTCTGGTTGATTATTTAAAGCAATGCTTATACTTGCAGCTTCCGATGTCACAAACTCCACTGGGAAGATCTCAGGCAACACGAAGAGCGTCTCTTCCATTGCCAACAAGAGCTGCAGCCTCAGGAACCCCTTATAGAGCTAATGTTGGCTTACTTGGCAGCATGGAGTCTACAGACATCTCTGTCAATGCCCCCCAGATTGACAAGATTGCCAAATTCCACTTAGCTTCTTCTGAAGATTCTCTCTTTCCAATCCATCAAACTTCATCAACATCTGCACAATGCTCTTCTAACTTGCCAGACAGAGGTGACTGCTCAATCACAAAGGACAAGTGTACAGTCCAAGTCATGGACAGAACCTTTGCCAGGCCCAATCCCACTGATGCCAGCCATGTAGCTGCAGGAAATGTTAGTGAATGCTCGGAGCATAATCCAACTGGTGTTTCAATTCGTTCATCTTCTGAGTCACAGCAGCGTCGGTTTGACACCTCATCATACCAGCAACGTGCAGAGGCATTGGAAGGGTTGCTTGAGTTCAGCGCACGGCTCTTACAGCAGGAAAGGCTTGATGAGCTTGGTGTGTTGTTGAAGCCATTTGGGCCTGAGAAAGTTTCTCCGAGGGAAACTGCAATATGGTTGACTAAGAGCTTCAAGGAGACAGCAATTTAGATGAAATACTGATACCACAATGATTGTTGCAAATGCAAGTTGTTTCTATGCCTGATGATTGAAAGAGAATTTGTCTTGAAGGCAGCATAGACTGATAAGTGATAACTACACTTATTTCCCAAGAGActcaacatgtgattttatgacAGGCATCAGATTTGCTAGTACTTggttagtttcttttttatctcaaaGAGGAGAAAATAGCAAAGCAGTTGCTTATCCTAAGTTTTGGATTTAATCAAACGCATTGGATGAAGGGTCATCATTATTCATCCATTGCTACCACCTTTTTCTACTAATgggtgggtttggatacacaaaacatctcatttcattttatcattacattttttttaaattcttatacaaaaatataataaataatttaactttttcaaatttcaaaataaaaataatattaaaaaataatattttaacaaagcatcacatctcatctgaactgtctatccaaactcacccttactCTTTTGGAGATGATTGTAGATTTGTGTAAACACATTGTCTTTTGTTCCATTTGAATCAATATTGCGCCGCTGATTACAAATTCAGTTAGTTTACAGAAAGCCATTTCGGTTTTTCACACGCAACATTGAAATctaagattttaaataatttgtaattagCCACTTCTATTTATGAAAAGAATTAAACTAATctgatttagatttaaaaaaatcagtttaactaaaataattgttttaaagaaatctgtttaacttaaaataccaaagaaaatcaatttaagtaaaaaaaatcttaaaaagtaTGTTTAGCTAAAAAGAACTTACAACAATCAGTTTAactaaaaacaattataaaattatttttaataaaaaattaaaaagtcaattttactaatttttattttaaaaatctagaATAGGGCCTCGCCGTGCCCAACACATGAATCAATTGCGGGGCAATCCATGAAACCCACAATTAGTAGGTATAatccaaataaattttatattcaacGAGATTAAGGGTGCAAATCAATTGGTCCGGTGCGGTCCAGTGATGGACTGACCATTTTTTGTCCATCATTTTCTTGGACTGAACATCCATAGGGATTGAACCAGACCGGTAGctattggtccggtccggtccgattgaTCCATTTGGTTCGacctaattatttaaaatactaaattaaaattaagtgacttattaatgtagattatgtaactaactcaataaaatgtattttatatgatcaatgataattaattagatgaaaattacattattaatttatataattactatataattagctaattaattgatattatatgttagttaattgatagaatattaacaagtgttaataacatatttaaaattttatattgttaatggtGACATGTTAGATGagaattacataataaattatacaattattatataaataatatatataaaatattttttatttttatttttcattcggtcagATCTGGGGTGGAAAAACCCTTGATCGGGACCAGACCGAaacttttcggtcctctaaaacaTGGACTGAGACTGATTAGTCTTAGtctcggtccagtccggtcagTTTCTCCTGTCCGGACCGACCGTTTTTCACCCCTAAACGAGATGAAAGATGAAGCTCCACTtctatattcaaattttataaatcttatgCCTTTGCTGTTGTTGGtatgtaatattgatattattatttgactACTAAATATCTCAAATCTATTAACTTTCTTGTCAATACATAATCTTATTTCTTTAAACACATTGTAGTCTGCTTCATTGTTGGTGACTTTGAACACGAACTTTATCGCATGATGGATCTCTTTACCAACATTGGTTCCGACTTCTGTAGCACACTGGCTTTTGAGTGTTCTAGTTTTCTTTCATGAAGGTGGTTGAGACTGCATATGGAAAAATCGACAAGTACAAGCATATGGTTTCCCCTTGCTTGGCTTGACTCAAGAGGGGCGGGTTGAACATGTACTCCTTTAGTTGCCCAAGTGCCTCGTCCCATTCACTATTACAAGAGTAGGGCCTTTTGTTAACACTTGATAGAAGGGAAAACACCTATATATTGACATGGACACGAACCTATTGAGAGCCGCTATCCTACTGTTCAATCTCCTTACTTTGTTGAGGCTCCTGAGCACCTTCATGTTGATTATCACTTTATCTTTCTGGGATTGGTCTCGATTCCCCTTTTCGAGATCATAAAGCCCAAGAATTTGTCCGAATCCACTCTAAAAGCACACTTTGTCAATTTGAGCTTCAACTTGTATTGTCACAAAACAGCGAAAGCCTTGTGTAAGTTTATTGCATGGTATTTGTGCGCCCTACTCTTAATAAGCAATTCGTCCACATAGGCTTCCATGTTGCGCCCAATTTGGTCTTTGAACATATGGTTTATTAACCTTTGGTACATGGCACTAGTGTTCTTCAACTCAAAAGGCATCACTTGATAGCAATACAACCCTATCCATAAAGCTTAACATTCCGTGACCCGCCTCGGAATCGACTATCAGGTCAATGGTGAGTAAAGGGAAGTTGTCCTTTGGGCACgctttttttaaatcagtgaGGTCGACGAACATCCTCAATTTGTCGTTTGACTTCTTCCCTAAGACCACATTAGAGAGCCACTCCAGGTAATGGGCTTTCTTGATGAACTCTGCAGCCAAGAGGTGTTTGACTTCCTTTGTTATTGCTGcatatttctttgttttgaagttccTTCGCTTTTGGCAAAGCTTCATGACCTCTAGGCAAACACAGGGGTGGTGCTTGATGATTTCAGCATCGATACCAGACTTGTGCTCTATTAGGAGTCGCTTTAGTCAACACCTAACTTCGGTCCCCATTCTTGTTGTTGCCTTAGGGCGATCTGAATCCTGGTTTATGAGCTCCAAGGGTTCATAAACTCCTCCCTGCTTAAATTTTTGCTCGTCTTGTCCCTCAACCCCATGCTCGATAAGTTCGGGAGGTGGTGTGGTAGCATCTCTTTGATCTCATCGCCATCTCTGCTACGCGCACATCCCTTCCTCTGTCCTTAAGTTCTTGCACGTAACACTTGTGTGCTATGCTTGCTCGCCACGAACTTCGCCGACACCTACTTATGTTGGAAACTTTATCTTTAAGTGGTAGGTGGAGGTGACGACTTTCAAGTTGTTCAAAGTTGATCACCCTATAATTGCATTGTAGGAGAAATGGGTCTTAGCCACTACAAAGTCTGCCATGGTGGTGACTGTGCATGGCTCTATTCCCACGGATATCGATAGCACAATAACACCTACTAGCTGAACTATATTGCAAACTCGTGTATCTCCTTGTTTTGTAAATCCTTGTGGGACTTGCACAAATACTTCTTCATCTAGCTCTCCATGAAGGAAACCattatttacatcaagttgatgtAAATGCTAGTTGCGAACAGCTGCCAAAGGTAGAAGACACTGAATAGTGACAATCTTTGCAACAATGGAGAATGTATCAAAGTAACCAATACCTTATTATTGTGTAGCTTTGCAATGTTCTGAAgtctcatttttattaaatttacatTTGTACTCCCACTTACTACCAATTGATTTATTACCTGATGGTAAATCAGTTAGAgcccatattttattttatttaggaGCATTTATTGAGCAACCATTACTTCTTTCTAGTGTGTGTATTTGATACCTTGGTTAAAGGCTTTAGGTTCATAATGGGAAGAAATAGACAAGTAAGAGCACGGTGAGCAATAGACAATTTTGAATAAGATAGAGTAACAGAGATAAGATATAATATACCTACAGTGTGTGAACCATCTCCTATGGAATCAGATGGATTGGAGAAATCAATAAAGGTAATCTTGCAAGTATTAAGGTTGTCTTCTATTTTATGAGACCTCTCTGAATGAGAAGAGGAGTATCATTAGATGTGATGGGAATAGAATgaagattttcttttgtaatggGAGAAGGAATACTAGAAATCGATCTAAAATAGAAGTAGATGGTGACTGggattgaaaaggaaaagagtcctcatgaaaaataacatcTCTGGAGTTGAAAACAGATTTGGTAGAAAGACTAGGGCTTGTTTGGGTAACaagatattctcaaatattttcaaatcttctcataattttcttcccaagcgtcactcaaacacaaaatatttttcaatttcaaatctttaatatTCTCATCTAATagttacctaatcattatccaaacagaaAATCCaatacaactttcccaaactttcgaataaaatacaaaaagtaatacagtttttttttttaattttaaaacaaaataatatttaaacaatttttaattttataatatttttattcaaaattttttccctccttttccaagactcaataaaacattttaatttaaactatttcacaattattcacagaattctaaaatattctaaatgttCTATCGAGCCCTAAGTAATTTATAGCCTTTAATTCCAGGAGGATAACCAAGGAAGACACAAGGTTCAACTTTTGCATCAAATTTAGAATGATGGGCAGCAAGTATAGATGCATAATGGAGGCATCCAAAAACCTCAAAATGATTATAAGAAATTAGTTTTTAGATAACATTTAAAATGGGGATTTGTTAGACAATAGCAGTGTAGGTAATCTATTGATAATATAAACTAAGGTAAGAA belongs to Juglans regia cultivar Chandler chromosome 8, Walnut 2.0, whole genome shotgun sequence and includes:
- the LOC108986501 gene encoding serine/threonine-protein kinase Nek2-like: MEQYEILEQIGKGSFGYALLVRHKNEKKKYVLKKIRLARQTDRTRRSAHQEMELISQVRNPFIVEYKDSWVEKGCFVCIVIGYCEGGDMAEEIKRANSVHFSEEKLCRWLVQLLMALDYLHANHILHRDVKCSNIFLTKDQDTRLGDFGLAKMLTSDDLASSIVGTPSYMCPELLADIPYGSKSDIWSLGCCIYEMTAHKPAFKAFDMQALINKINKSIVAPLPTMYTGAFRGLIKSMLRKNPELRPSAAELLTHPHLQPYVLKIHLNLNRPRQTIPTRWSDSNYIKRTRFVEPETISIHSVKVKRMSFSNDRTLNPSISGTEQDSVCSSQRAQVFEFPSMNQKFAELSVGCMHKEYDLDKSITSKFSSVSKTPRLTPRKISGTPKRQTTPSKISHIVSKRDSLPMSQTPLGRSQATRRASLPLPTRAAASGTPYRANVGLLGSMESTDISVNAPQIDKIAKFHLASSEDSLFPIHQTSSTSAQCSSNLPDRGDCSITKDKCTVQVMDRTFARPNPTDASHVAAGNVSECSEHNPTGVSIRSSSESQQRRFDTSSYQQRAEALEGLLEFSARLLQQERLDELGVLLKPFGPEKVSPRETAIWLTKSFKETAI